A part of Legionella sainthelensi genomic DNA contains:
- a CDS encoding saccharopine dehydrogenase family protein, whose translation MYNVMITGAGKIGSLISCLLSESGSYQVHLVDIDFNGSDVKRLLDAVPQIKTVALDVQDKESTQAYMEKNGIVAVISSLPYFLNTHVAEAAKAAKAHYFDLTEDTAVTEAVKAIALDAETAFVPQCGLAPGFISIAANSLMQEFEECHHVKLRVGALPQNANNALQYSLTWSTDGVINEYGNPCYAIKYGKAVTLAPLEGLETIQIDGCEYEAFNTSGGLGSLAEMHAGKVQTMNYKTMRYPGHCQKMRLLMNDLRLNEDRPTLKRILENAIPKTYQDIVIVYVSVEGIKRGELTERNYVKKIYPVEICGLEWSAIQVSTASGVCAVVDLTLGQANEYKGLVLQEKFQLSAVLENRFGRYYA comes from the coding sequence ATGTATAATGTAATGATTACTGGCGCAGGGAAAATTGGTAGTTTAATTTCTTGCTTACTGTCAGAAAGCGGTTCTTACCAAGTCCATTTAGTAGATATAGACTTTAATGGATCAGATGTGAAAAGGTTATTGGATGCTGTACCACAAATAAAAACTGTGGCTTTAGATGTCCAAGACAAGGAATCAACCCAAGCCTACATGGAAAAGAATGGAATTGTGGCTGTCATCTCAAGCCTTCCTTATTTTTTAAATACGCATGTTGCTGAAGCCGCAAAAGCAGCTAAAGCACATTATTTTGATCTGACTGAAGATACCGCTGTTACCGAGGCAGTCAAAGCAATAGCTTTAGATGCTGAAACTGCATTTGTACCTCAGTGCGGTTTAGCTCCGGGATTTATTAGTATCGCTGCTAATAGCTTAATGCAAGAGTTTGAAGAATGCCATCATGTAAAATTACGTGTGGGCGCACTTCCTCAAAATGCAAACAATGCGCTGCAATATTCATTAACCTGGTCGACCGATGGGGTAATTAATGAATATGGTAATCCTTGCTACGCCATTAAATATGGAAAAGCAGTTACTTTAGCTCCATTAGAAGGTTTAGAAACGATTCAAATTGATGGTTGTGAATATGAGGCTTTTAATACTTCTGGCGGTCTCGGAAGTTTGGCAGAAATGCACGCAGGCAAAGTACAAACCATGAATTACAAAACGATGCGTTATCCAGGGCATTGTCAAAAAATGCGTCTATTAATGAATGACTTGCGTTTAAATGAAGACCGGCCTACATTAAAGCGGATCTTAGAAAATGCTATTCCTAAAACTTATCAAGATATTGTGATTGTTTATGTTTCGGTTGAAGGAATTAAACGTGGTGAGCTTACAGAAAGAAATTATGTAAAGAAGATTTATCCAGTCGAAATTTGTGGATTGGAGTGGTCTGCTATTCAAGTGAGTACAGCCTCAGGTGTTTGTGCAGTTGTTGATTTAACGCTTGGTCAAGCCAATGAATATAAAGGTTTGGTTTTACAAGAAAAATTCCAACTATCTGCTGTATTGGAAAATCGTTTTGGTCGTTATTACGCATAA